A genomic region of Primulina tabacum isolate GXHZ01 unplaced genomic scaffold, ASM2559414v2 Contig688, whole genome shotgun sequence contains the following coding sequences:
- the LOC142534808 gene encoding non-specific lipid transfer protein GPI-anchored 10-like: MKINGEFASKLTSKTCVTDLTCAMPFHLPLLPISLFLVFLHCVSLKTIAHNTIAERGPNLLSLAPCAPFMQGVAASPVQSCCDSLNQLYGQKPTCLCPFLNDPSALSSFPINTTLALELPQLCNLQIDPSICGGASLPSTPGAQVSLGPRPNSTVAASPVVTVAPRPSIMGFRIRNVEVSLKVKSQLWCLLMATIYFSADK; this comes from the exons ATGAAAATCAATGGCGAATTCGCCTCAAAACTCACAAGCAAAACTTGCGTTACCGACCTAACTTGTGCAATGCCTTTTCATCTCCCTCTTCTCCCCATATCGCTCTTTCTTGTGTTTCTCCATTGTGTTTCCCTAAAGACCATTGCCCATAACACAATTGCTGAGCGTGGGCCGAATTTGCTAAGTTTAGCCCCATGTGCGCCGTTCATGCAAGGCGTGGCAGCTTCACCAGTGCAGTCATGTTGTGATAGTCTTAACCAACTCTACGGCCAGAAGCCTACTTGCCTTTGTCCATTCCTCAATGACCCGTCTGCCTTGAGTTCGTTTCCTATCAACACAACGCTTGCTCTAGAGTTGCCTCAGCTGTGCAATCTCCAAATAGACCCTTCTATTTGCGGAG GAGCTTCCTTGCCATCTACCCCTGGTGCTCAAGTTTCCCTTGGGCCAAGACCAAATTCAACAGTTGCGG CTTCTCCAGTAGTAACAGTAGCGCCCCGACCGAGCATTATGGGATTTAGAATTCGCAATGTCGAAGTGAGTCTGAAGGTGAAAAGCCAATTGTGGTGTCTTCTGATGGCTACAATTTATTTCAGTGCTGACAAATGA